In Littorina saxatilis isolate snail1 linkage group LG8, US_GU_Lsax_2.0, whole genome shotgun sequence, a single genomic region encodes these proteins:
- the LOC138974057 gene encoding transmembrane protein 218-like, producing MARVLGVGVGLFLIAFVWGICIFFCLLLTRASTGISKLGPVLIVVAGIFTGILVVIPREPQFPTEDEQAVIYDYSIVYRSVLVAVLAVFTVVGLVMYLVKHAMEPVYAKRLRRLRA from the exons ATGGCTCGTGTATTGGGTGTGGGCGTTGGCTTGTTTCTGATTGCATTTGTGTGGGGAATTTGCATTTTCTTCTGTCTGCTGCTGACCAGAGCATCGACTGGCATCTC AAAACTTGGGCCAGTTCTCATTGTCGTGGCGGGTATTTTTACTGGAATACTGGTGGTTATCCCTCGTGAGCCGCAGTTCCCAACGGAAGATGAACAGGCTGTG ATCTACGATTACTCCATCGTGTACCGCTCCGTGCTAGTGGCTGTGCTTGCTGTCTTCACAGTGGTGGGTCTGGTCATGTACCTGGTCAAACACGCCATGGAGCCCGTCTACGCCAAACGATTGCGCAGATTGCGTGCATAG